A single Arcanobacterium canis DNA region contains:
- a CDS encoding sensor histidine kinase has product MNPHDRPRWYRTLSFKLGVTFMSLLVVVFVLISFIGAQTLRTHLTWKIDTELMTSGTEIAAQTLDRMANGSRKEISTSAYTQILPSEYFVYVAYQNFKPFTVVGESVRRTVGEPAHPATLATQLTQEPITVAGTKSSQWRIITLQMVAPQTNQPIGSVVIGLPTISVDAAVANLIQKLVAFELGLGVLGGAVSFFMIRRQLRSLHAIEVATRDVASGNLSRRVPSDPSGSEVGMLGRSINVMLSQIQESFESKEASERKMKQFVSDASHELRTPLASVNGYAQLYRLGGVPADQVPHVMARVESESTRMSHLVEDLLQLARLDEGRKLNYSDVDLASVALNAVSDFEVRAPDYPIEVTDLDGEDPQSVMIIGNEEKITQVISNLLSNVRSHTPSGTAVEVAVGRSNERPDSAIVEVRDHGPGIKEKDRSRVFERFFRTDTSRSRESGGSGLGLAIVSAIMQAHSGSAEVAETPGGGLTIRLTFPRLMEKPSAPEKSHQHTAAYTAPKLTKAFTSRK; this is encoded by the coding sequence ATGAACCCACACGATCGGCCACGCTGGTATCGCACGCTTTCTTTTAAGCTCGGCGTTACCTTCATGTCACTACTGGTTGTCGTGTTCGTGTTGATCTCGTTTATCGGCGCACAGACGTTGCGCACTCACTTAACGTGGAAAATTGACACCGAGCTGATGACCTCCGGTACCGAAATTGCTGCACAAACTCTTGATCGCATGGCCAACGGTTCACGCAAAGAAATTTCCACCTCCGCCTACACGCAGATCCTTCCGTCGGAATACTTCGTTTACGTCGCCTATCAGAATTTCAAGCCGTTCACTGTGGTTGGAGAATCTGTGCGACGCACCGTCGGTGAGCCTGCCCACCCGGCAACCTTGGCGACACAGCTCACGCAGGAGCCCATCACCGTTGCTGGTACGAAGAGTTCTCAGTGGCGAATCATCACGTTGCAAATGGTGGCACCACAAACGAATCAGCCCATTGGCTCGGTTGTTATTGGTCTGCCTACGATCAGCGTCGATGCGGCGGTGGCGAACCTGATTCAGAAACTCGTGGCTTTCGAGCTGGGCCTTGGCGTACTTGGCGGGGCCGTGTCGTTTTTCATGATTCGACGACAGCTTCGAAGTTTGCATGCGATCGAAGTGGCCACACGCGATGTCGCTTCTGGTAATCTCTCCCGCCGTGTGCCGTCGGACCCGTCAGGTTCCGAAGTTGGTATGCTCGGACGATCTATCAACGTCATGCTGTCGCAGATTCAGGAGTCGTTCGAATCGAAGGAAGCCTCCGAGCGCAAGATGAAGCAGTTCGTTTCGGATGCATCCCATGAGCTGCGCACCCCTCTGGCATCCGTCAACGGTTACGCGCAGCTCTACCGATTGGGTGGCGTTCCAGCAGATCAAGTTCCGCATGTCATGGCACGAGTCGAATCTGAATCGACACGGATGAGTCACCTCGTCGAAGATCTGTTGCAGCTCGCGCGTCTGGACGAAGGACGCAAGCTCAACTATTCCGACGTCGATCTCGCCTCAGTTGCGCTGAATGCAGTGTCGGATTTCGAAGTGCGCGCCCCTGATTACCCCATCGAAGTCACCGATCTGGATGGCGAGGATCCTCAATCGGTGATGATCATCGGCAATGAAGAGAAAATCACGCAGGTGATTTCGAATCTGTTGTCGAATGTCCGCTCCCACACGCCGTCGGGCACGGCAGTGGAGGTGGCCGTCGGACGCTCAAACGAACGCCCAGATTCCGCGATTGTTGAGGTGCGCGATCATGGGCCAGGTATCAAGGAGAAAGACCGATCTCGAGTTTTTGAACGATTCTTCCGCACGGATACGTCGCGTTCACGCGAATCGGGAGGATCGGGACTTGGTCTGGCTATTGTCTCAGCGATCATGCAAGCCCACTCTGGAAGCGCTGAAGTGGCGGAAACTCCCGGCGGTGGATTGACCATTCGTTTGACGTTCCCCCGGCTCATGGAAAAACCGAGTGCGCCTGAGAAGTC
- a CDS encoding response regulator transcription factor: protein MTAQYSEPEARILVVDDEPTIRELLSASLRFAGFEVAAAGDGAEALKQQLAFNPDIVVLDVMLPDMDGFEVLRHLREHRTTLPVVFLTAKDDLQDKLQGLSVGGDDYITKPFSLEEVVARIRTVLRRTTATTPQTAIITYADIVLNEDTYEVTRAGREIDLSPTEFKLLRYLMVNSERVVSKMQILDHVWDYNWVGEASIVESYISYLRRKLDSPEALGITDPQEAETFVPLIHTKRGIGYVLRTSK, encoded by the coding sequence ATGACAGCCCAGTATTCTGAACCGGAAGCTCGCATCCTCGTAGTCGATGATGAGCCAACCATCCGTGAACTCCTTTCCGCCTCTCTACGTTTTGCAGGCTTCGAAGTCGCTGCCGCTGGCGACGGCGCCGAAGCACTCAAACAACAACTTGCGTTCAATCCTGACATCGTCGTACTCGACGTCATGCTCCCCGACATGGATGGATTCGAAGTGCTTCGCCACCTGCGCGAACACCGTACAACGCTACCGGTTGTGTTCCTGACAGCGAAAGACGATCTCCAAGACAAGCTCCAAGGCCTATCAGTCGGTGGAGACGATTACATCACCAAACCGTTCTCACTCGAAGAAGTCGTGGCACGTATTCGCACCGTTCTTCGTCGCACCACCGCAACCACTCCACAAACCGCTATCATCACGTACGCGGATATTGTCTTGAACGAAGACACCTACGAAGTCACGCGCGCTGGCCGCGAGATCGACCTCTCTCCCACTGAATTCAAGCTCCTGCGTTACCTCATGGTGAACTCCGAGCGTGTGGTGTCAAAGATGCAGATCCTTGATCACGTGTGGGATTACAACTGGGTGGGAGAAGCCTCGATCGTCGAATCATATATTTCTTATTTGCGTCGCAAGCTCGATTCGCCTGAAGCTCTCGGCATTACGGATCCGCAGGAAGCAGAAACCTTCGTACCTCTGATCCACACCAAGCGCGGCATTGGCTACGTGCTGCGCACCTCAAAGTGA
- a CDS encoding nuclease, whose amino-acid sequence MYFLIDGENLDATLGINILGRAPRGEERPRWDRVLDFDPWQDQPSDDDSISGLFFLNATQKIATSFVQALMAIGWRPLLLTSEDPDVKVVDRGIQRTLEAIAKTKPGTDIVLGSHDVDYLPQIEELLDAGHRVAILCFREFLSTSLASLQDQGLTIIDLEYDVHAFNQPLSRIHVMDVEDFDPLEFI is encoded by the coding sequence ATGTACTTTCTTATTGACGGCGAAAACCTTGATGCCACGTTGGGCATAAACATTCTTGGGCGTGCTCCACGCGGAGAGGAGCGTCCGCGCTGGGATCGCGTACTTGACTTCGATCCTTGGCAGGATCAGCCGTCAGACGACGATTCCATCTCCGGTTTGTTCTTCTTGAACGCCACACAAAAGATCGCGACGTCGTTCGTTCAGGCACTCATGGCAATTGGGTGGCGTCCGCTGCTTCTGACCTCCGAAGATCCCGATGTCAAGGTTGTTGATCGAGGAATTCAGCGCACTCTTGAAGCTATCGCGAAGACGAAGCCCGGCACTGACATCGTGCTCGGTTCGCATGACGTGGATTATCTTCCTCAGATCGAAGAGCTACTGGACGCTGGGCATCGTGTGGCTATTTTATGCTTCCGCGAATTTCTTTCCACATCACTCGCATCTCTTCAAGATCAAGGGTTGACAATTATCGATCTCGAATACGACGTTCACGCTTTCAACCAACCACTATCACGCATCCATGTGATGGATGTCGAAGATTTCGATCCTCTGGAATTTATTTAA
- a CDS encoding PspA/IM30 family protein codes for MAEKQSILGRIAQLAKANVNALLDRAEDPQKMLDQMVRDYTNSIAEAEDAVAVTVGNLRLAQSDYKEDVESAREWGQKAAAAVAKAKQLREAGNEDGAAKFENLAKIAIEKQIQSESEAKSAEPVLASQEEVVAKLKDGLNMMRSKLEELKAKRDQLVARSRTAAAQNKVQDAIASINVLDPTSELGRFEEKVRREEALALGKAEVAQSSLDAQFAELESGKDMTEVEARLAALQAGEPVMQIEGKDFTSY; via the coding sequence ATGGCAGAAAAGCAGTCGATCCTGGGCCGTATCGCCCAGTTGGCGAAAGCAAACGTAAACGCGCTCCTTGATCGCGCAGAAGATCCACAAAAGATGCTCGATCAGATGGTTCGCGATTACACCAACTCCATCGCTGAGGCTGAGGATGCGGTCGCCGTTACCGTGGGCAATCTGCGCCTTGCACAGTCCGACTACAAAGAAGATGTCGAGTCCGCACGCGAATGGGGCCAGAAGGCAGCAGCCGCGGTCGCGAAGGCAAAGCAACTGCGCGAAGCTGGCAACGAAGACGGCGCCGCGAAGTTCGAAAATCTGGCGAAGATCGCTATTGAGAAGCAGATCCAGTCCGAAAGTGAAGCAAAGTCCGCAGAACCTGTACTCGCTTCACAAGAGGAAGTCGTTGCGAAGCTCAAAGATGGCTTGAACATGATGCGCTCTAAGCTTGAGGAGCTCAAGGCAAAGCGTGATCAGCTGGTAGCTCGCTCAAGGACTGCGGCCGCTCAGAACAAGGTTCAGGATGCGATCGCGTCGATCAACGTTCTCGATCCGACCTCTGAGCTTGGACGTTTCGAGGAGAAAGTTCGCCGCGAAGAAGCACTGGCACTGGGCAAGGCCGAAGTTGCGCAGTCTTCTCTGGATGCTCAGTTCGCTGAGCTGGAGTCAGGCAAGGATATGACGGAAGTGGAGGCTCGCTTGGCAGCACTTCAGGCCGGTGAACCCGTCATGCAGATTGAAGGCAAGGACTTCACATCCTACTGA
- a CDS encoding TPM domain-containing protein translates to MVKRLVKAAAGVTVLAGFMWPVTAFAVEPHSLDAHFVDESGVITDSAQTFNSVARVPKTGLYVAIVDDFSQMNSEAWAKQTAEKTGLKAGQGIVAIATKTRDIGFYALDGYNGVTASVLQQAINDSVLQDLKNENWDAAVQKLAQNVTSAMNGDSVEHGGSTPPIVPIAGGALAVGAGIFAVSRVKARNKKKLEAADLNKLAQQASAALLDADDNLRSAQAELEFAKAEFGVDATAKFSSMLEGAQRDVHEAFMLQKLLGDDDPETPEEQRQMNEKILAYAQSVQSALQEHQKAFSELRSLARRVEVKLDELRQRKEEISSNLPLVAKKLDDLSRSYAKQMLVGFETVPTQVDGLLTAAGESIDTANGLVAQGEKNKAVPYAQLAEGAIGQASELVASIDRAPELIANAKDAVAQAAASLTRDLADADRLGGSDGAIHARAQEARAVLARVGSDDNFLGLQHDLRAAEDALDLALSGVRAADNRRQKLQSRTEADMNSATDAIAQADALVNTYRSGVGAQARSLLARARTALGRAMSETELERKADHAREAATQATAALSEAQNDIQRMNNSRRGNDGGDLLTGMIIGGILNGIASSGHRSNGWDGSWGGGSFGGGNSSGGSFGGGGGGSLKF, encoded by the coding sequence ATGGTGAAACGATTGGTGAAAGCCGCCGCTGGCGTGACAGTGTTAGCAGGATTCATGTGGCCAGTGACAGCGTTTGCAGTTGAGCCTCATTCACTCGATGCGCATTTCGTCGATGAAAGTGGCGTCATCACAGATTCAGCGCAAACTTTCAATTCTGTGGCTCGAGTACCCAAAACAGGCTTGTATGTGGCAATTGTGGATGATTTTTCCCAAATGAACTCTGAAGCCTGGGCCAAGCAAACTGCGGAAAAAACCGGCCTTAAAGCGGGTCAGGGAATCGTGGCAATTGCCACCAAAACTCGCGATATCGGTTTTTATGCCCTTGATGGGTACAACGGCGTCACTGCCTCCGTTTTGCAACAGGCCATCAATGACAGTGTCTTGCAGGATCTCAAAAACGAGAACTGGGATGCTGCTGTGCAAAAACTCGCCCAGAACGTCACCTCGGCAATGAATGGCGACAGCGTGGAGCACGGTGGTTCGACTCCACCTATCGTGCCAATCGCCGGTGGAGCCCTCGCAGTCGGCGCTGGCATTTTTGCTGTCTCGCGCGTGAAGGCGCGCAACAAAAAGAAACTTGAAGCTGCCGATCTCAATAAACTCGCACAGCAGGCGTCTGCAGCTCTTCTCGATGCCGATGACAACCTGCGTTCAGCTCAAGCTGAGTTGGAATTTGCCAAAGCGGAGTTTGGGGTGGATGCTACTGCGAAGTTTTCGTCGATGTTGGAGGGCGCCCAACGTGATGTCCATGAGGCATTCATGTTGCAAAAGCTTTTAGGTGACGACGACCCCGAAACCCCTGAAGAACAGCGCCAGATGAATGAAAAAATCCTCGCTTACGCGCAATCCGTTCAATCGGCGCTTCAGGAACACCAAAAAGCGTTCTCTGAATTGCGTTCTTTGGCCCGACGCGTTGAGGTCAAGCTTGACGAGTTGCGCCAGCGCAAAGAGGAAATCTCCTCCAATCTTCCATTGGTAGCAAAGAAGCTTGACGACCTCTCGCGTTCATATGCCAAGCAAATGCTGGTGGGCTTCGAGACCGTCCCCACGCAAGTTGACGGTCTGCTCACAGCAGCAGGAGAGTCTATTGACACGGCAAATGGCCTTGTGGCTCAGGGAGAGAAAAACAAGGCCGTCCCGTATGCGCAACTTGCTGAGGGTGCAATCGGCCAAGCCTCCGAACTTGTGGCAAGCATTGATCGAGCGCCTGAGCTGATTGCAAACGCAAAGGATGCTGTCGCTCAAGCAGCCGCTTCGCTCACCCGTGACCTCGCCGACGCCGATCGCCTGGGAGGCTCTGATGGCGCTATTCACGCTCGTGCGCAAGAGGCGCGCGCAGTGTTGGCACGCGTAGGAAGTGATGATAACTTCCTGGGCCTCCAACACGATCTGCGCGCCGCTGAAGACGCTCTTGATCTGGCTCTTTCCGGCGTGCGTGCAGCCGATAACCGCCGCCAGAAACTTCAGTCGCGCACCGAGGCGGATATGAATTCTGCAACCGACGCTATCGCCCAAGCCGACGCACTCGTGAACACCTACCGCTCCGGCGTCGGCGCTCAGGCACGTTCTCTGCTGGCTCGCGCCCGCACTGCGCTGGGCCGTGCTATGAGCGAAACGGAGCTTGAACGTAAAGCCGATCACGCGCGTGAAGCGGCAACACAGGCAACTGCTGCGTTGAGCGAAGCGCAAAATGATATCCAGCGAATGAACAACTCTCGCCGCGGCAATGACGGCGGCGATCTCCTGACCGGCATGATCATTGGCGGGATTCTCAATGGCATCGCTTCTTCCGGGCACCGCTCGAATGGCTGGGATGGCAGCTGGGGTGGCGGTTCCTTCGGTGGCGGGAACTCCTCAGGAGGAAGTTTTGGCGGCGGGGGCGGCGGCTCCTTGAAGTTCTGA
- a CDS encoding cold-shock protein codes for MPTGKVKFFDEAKGFGFISGDDGESVYLPASALPIGVRVKAGTRVEYGVGSTRRGPAALSVEVIAKPASLAAAARRKPEEMRPLIEDLIKILDSASEQLRHGRYPKDGPRIAMALRALAEDFDVE; via the coding sequence GTGCCTACCGGAAAGGTGAAGTTCTTCGACGAAGCGAAGGGTTTCGGTTTTATTTCTGGCGATGACGGCGAGTCTGTCTACCTGCCTGCTAGTGCGTTGCCGATTGGTGTGCGTGTCAAGGCAGGAACGCGTGTGGAATACGGCGTGGGATCGACCCGCCGCGGTCCTGCTGCGCTCTCGGTTGAGGTCATCGCTAAACCTGCCTCCCTTGCTGCGGCAGCTCGCCGCAAGCCGGAGGAGATGCGTCCGCTGATTGAAGATCTGATCAAGATCCTCGATTCGGCGTCTGAGCAGCTGCGTCACGGGCGCTACCCTAAGGACGGGCCGCGTATCGCGATGGCATTGCGTGCTCTCGCAGAGGATTTCGATGTCGAATAA
- a CDS encoding DUF3027 domain-containing protein has protein sequence MSNNRIAPQNRPVKDKLLGGATEQARDAILEVTKESNVGPHAGMLQESDRVITHAFECLLPGYKGWFWTVTLARAPRAKKITVSEVVMRPGPDALLAPAWIPWADRLKPSDISPSDRLPYNPDDPHLEQVEDPMLDQGFEATGIDADASAAFELGLGRKRVMSDAGRAATFRRWYRGEGGPRNQATRDAKAPCATCGYFLRMDGSARAMFGVCGNEWSAFDGRVVSLDHGCGSHSETDTPRRTPLWDPSEPVLNDRDLEIIGEN, from the coding sequence ATGTCGAATAATCGCATTGCTCCTCAGAATCGTCCGGTCAAAGACAAGCTGCTCGGCGGTGCAACCGAGCAGGCTCGTGACGCAATTTTAGAAGTCACAAAAGAAAGTAACGTCGGGCCTCACGCCGGAATGTTGCAGGAAAGTGATCGCGTCATCACGCACGCGTTCGAATGTCTTTTGCCTGGTTACAAGGGATGGTTCTGGACCGTCACACTCGCTCGCGCACCTCGGGCGAAGAAGATCACCGTTTCTGAAGTCGTGATGCGTCCCGGCCCGGATGCTCTCTTGGCTCCGGCGTGGATCCCGTGGGCCGATCGGCTCAAGCCATCCGATATTTCGCCGTCGGATCGCCTCCCGTATAACCCTGACGATCCTCACCTGGAGCAGGTCGAGGATCCCATGCTCGATCAAGGGTTTGAAGCCACAGGGATCGACGCTGATGCGTCGGCAGCTTTCGAGCTTGGCCTTGGGCGTAAGCGCGTGATGTCCGACGCCGGCCGCGCGGCAACCTTCCGTCGCTGGTATCGCGGTGAGGGAGGTCCGCGCAATCAGGCGACGCGTGATGCGAAAGCTCCCTGCGCGACGTGCGGTTACTTCTTGCGGATGGACGGTTCTGCGCGCGCAATGTTTGGCGTTTGCGGAAATGAATGGTCTGCTTTCGATGGCCGAGTGGTCTCGCTTGATCATGGTTGTGGGTCGCATTCGGAGACGGATACTCCCAGGCGCACGCCGTTGTGGGATCCGTCGGAGCCGGTGCTCAACGATCGCGATCTTGAGATCATTGGGGAAAACTAG
- the manA gene encoding mannose-6-phosphate isomerase, class I: protein MEFLDGNVKNYSWGSHDAIPTMFGFPASEDPVAELWLGAHPLAPSRIGRQFSRAYGQKTPTDVVDLATHVAAAPQRVLGEDVARRTGGTLPFLLKLIAPDEPLSLQVHPSIDQAQRGFASEEAQGIPVNSPIRNYKDSNHKPELVYALTRFEAIVGFRSPRRILGVLSGLGAPITQRLAEFIEKEPNANGVKSAFEWLLSAHTRPDVVTVGQVVEACQARPPEESPSPRADRIVAYLAQYYPGDPGVVASLLLNPVTLSPGEAMFTPAGTVHAYLSGLGVEVMATSDNVMRAGLTTKHVDVPALLSVLDTVAAPPIRIAPERVSPIQSTFYAPVDDFELSVIALRDASSWQWVRGSGPRIMLCLEGAAQIRCSRETLRMNTGSAVFIEAADGGVELRGAGKFVQADVP, encoded by the coding sequence GTGGAGTTCCTTGATGGGAATGTCAAAAACTACTCGTGGGGGTCGCATGATGCGATCCCCACGATGTTTGGTTTCCCGGCGTCAGAAGACCCAGTAGCCGAGCTCTGGTTGGGTGCTCACCCACTCGCCCCGTCGCGTATCGGTCGCCAGTTTTCTCGGGCGTATGGACAAAAAACGCCCACCGACGTCGTCGATCTCGCCACGCACGTTGCTGCCGCACCGCAACGGGTGTTGGGAGAAGACGTTGCGCGTCGTACCGGGGGAACACTTCCTTTTCTTCTCAAGCTCATTGCGCCGGACGAACCACTATCGCTTCAGGTTCACCCGTCGATCGATCAAGCACAACGCGGTTTTGCGTCGGAAGAAGCTCAGGGAATCCCAGTAAATTCGCCGATACGAAACTACAAAGATTCCAACCATAAGCCAGAACTTGTCTACGCTCTGACCAGGTTCGAAGCGATTGTTGGTTTTCGCTCACCGCGTCGAATTCTCGGGGTATTAAGCGGACTTGGAGCGCCGATTACTCAGCGGCTTGCTGAGTTCATTGAAAAAGAACCGAATGCCAATGGAGTGAAATCGGCATTTGAATGGCTGTTATCTGCACATACCCGTCCGGACGTCGTCACGGTGGGGCAGGTGGTTGAAGCCTGCCAGGCGCGCCCGCCGGAAGAGAGCCCTTCGCCGCGTGCGGATCGGATCGTGGCTTATCTTGCGCAGTACTACCCTGGAGACCCGGGTGTTGTTGCCTCGCTCTTACTCAATCCCGTCACGCTCAGTCCTGGCGAAGCGATGTTCACTCCTGCAGGCACGGTACACGCCTATCTTTCGGGCCTTGGTGTGGAAGTGATGGCGACCTCCGACAACGTGATGCGTGCTGGACTGACCACGAAGCACGTGGATGTGCCGGCATTACTTTCCGTCCTCGATACCGTGGCGGCACCGCCGATTCGAATCGCCCCCGAACGCGTCAGCCCGATCCAGTCCACGTTCTACGCGCCAGTGGACGATTTCGAATTGTCGGTGATCGCTTTGCGTGATGCGTCATCATGGCAGTGGGTGCGTGGGAGCGGTCCACGGATCATGTTATGCCTTGAGGGGGCAGCGCAGATCCGGTGCTCACGTGAGACGTTGCGCATGAACACCGGTTCGGCAGTCTTTATCGAAGCTGCCGACGGCGGTGTGGAGCTTCGCGGCGCTGGGAAGTTTGTTCAGGCCGACGTTCCCTGA
- a CDS encoding NCS2 family permease — translation MSTSIAEKQSPNTPGSVSSLDRLFRISRRGSTLATEIRGGVVTFFAMAYILVLNPLILQGPDSTGHYLGGGTAPNIPAIAAGTALVAGVMSLLMGSVANYPIALAAGLGLNSMVASTFVQIPGMTWADGMGIIVIEGFVILLLVLTGLREAIFRAVPRFLRAAISVSLGLFITLIGLFNAGLIHTFPDGLAFGVNGSIGSWPMAVFIFGVVVIIVGLIRKVKGAVLWGILSATVLAIVVEAIGHFGVAGENNPLGWKLTVPALAGSPVNLPDFSTLGQFSVVGPFQKVGVIAVAVLAFSILLSDFFDTLGTMIAVGTEGGLLDKDGNPPSTRQILIVDSVGAMAGGLGGVSSNTVFVESTTGVAEGARTGLAPIVTGTLFLLATFLSPLFAMVPNEAAAPALVTVGFLMMQQVVDIDWKSLHVAIPSFMTIAMAPFAFSISVGIGAGFLTYILVEVARGKTRNIHPLMWGSGAVFVVYFLLEPIQKMIGLA, via the coding sequence GTGAGTACTTCTATTGCTGAAAAACAGAGCCCGAATACACCCGGCTCCGTGTCCTCCCTCGACCGCCTCTTTCGCATATCGCGCCGCGGTTCCACGCTCGCCACAGAAATTCGTGGCGGAGTTGTGACGTTCTTCGCGATGGCCTACATCCTCGTCCTGAATCCGCTGATCCTCCAGGGGCCTGACTCCACGGGTCACTACCTTGGCGGTGGCACTGCCCCCAATATTCCTGCAATTGCTGCTGGTACCGCTCTTGTGGCTGGTGTCATGAGTCTCCTGATGGGAAGCGTTGCGAATTACCCGATCGCGCTTGCTGCTGGTCTCGGTCTGAATTCGATGGTTGCGTCAACGTTTGTCCAGATCCCGGGAATGACATGGGCCGACGGAATGGGCATCATCGTTATTGAAGGCTTTGTCATTCTCCTTCTTGTGCTCACTGGCTTGCGTGAAGCGATCTTCCGAGCTGTGCCGCGTTTCCTTCGTGCAGCGATTTCGGTGAGCCTCGGACTCTTCATTACCTTGATTGGTCTGTTCAACGCTGGCCTCATTCACACTTTCCCTGATGGACTTGCCTTTGGTGTCAACGGTTCCATCGGTTCGTGGCCGATGGCAGTGTTCATCTTTGGTGTCGTTGTGATCATCGTGGGCCTGATCCGCAAGGTTAAGGGTGCCGTACTCTGGGGCATTCTCAGCGCAACCGTGCTAGCAATCGTTGTGGAAGCAATTGGCCACTTCGGCGTGGCCGGCGAAAATAACCCACTGGGGTGGAAGCTGACTGTCCCGGCCTTGGCTGGCTCACCTGTCAACCTCCCCGATTTCTCCACCCTTGGACAGTTCTCAGTGGTTGGCCCGTTCCAGAAGGTTGGCGTGATTGCGGTTGCGGTTCTCGCATTCTCTATTCTTCTGTCTGACTTCTTCGACACTCTCGGCACCATGATTGCCGTAGGTACGGAAGGTGGTCTTCTTGATAAAGATGGCAACCCGCCGTCAACTCGTCAGATTCTCATTGTCGATTCCGTGGGTGCAATGGCTGGCGGTCTTGGTGGTGTTTCGTCGAACACTGTGTTCGTTGAATCTACCACTGGTGTTGCCGAAGGGGCGCGAACTGGCCTAGCTCCGATCGTTACCGGAACTCTATTCCTCTTGGCGACTTTCCTCTCCCCACTCTTCGCCATGGTGCCAAACGAGGCGGCTGCTCCAGCTCTCGTTACTGTTGGTTTCCTGATGATGCAACAAGTGGTGGATATCGATTGGAAGTCACTCCATGTTGCGATCCCGTCGTTCATGACAATCGCGATGGCTCCGTTCGCTTTCTCGATTTCTGTCGGTATCGGCGCGGGCTTCTTGACGTATATTCTCGTCGAAGTTGCGCGTGGCAAGACGCGCAATATCCATCCGCTGATGTGGGGTTCGGGTGCGGTCTTTGTGGTGTACTTCCTTCTTGAGCCGATTCAAAAGATGATTGGCTTGGCCTGA
- a CDS encoding metal-dependent transcriptional regulator, translated as MSDLIDTTEMYLKTVYSLMEEGTPALRARIVERLGQSGPTVSETVGRMERDGLVELDGRQIHFTPEGLRRAAHVVRRHRVAERLMSDVLKLDLGRIHDEACRWEHVMSDDVVEKIEQFLNSPTTDPFGNPIPDEKAHDPKELSGKVAGLQSLAAVMESLEPGQKVKVKVARLAEVVQDDAEMISMIAALGILPGKELTVSVDQVRTDLGELIEFSPHVRHAVFLESAQ; from the coding sequence GTGAGCGACCTCATCGACACCACAGAGATGTACCTCAAAACAGTGTATTCACTGATGGAGGAAGGTACTCCCGCGCTTCGTGCGCGTATCGTTGAGCGCTTGGGGCAATCTGGTCCTACAGTGTCCGAGACTGTCGGGCGCATGGAGCGTGATGGTCTGGTGGAGCTTGATGGACGCCAGATTCATTTCACCCCCGAAGGTCTGCGCCGCGCTGCTCACGTCGTGCGCCGGCATCGTGTTGCTGAACGGTTGATGAGTGACGTGCTCAAATTGGATTTGGGCCGTATCCACGATGAAGCCTGCCGTTGGGAACATGTGATGAGTGACGACGTAGTGGAGAAGATTGAGCAGTTCTTGAATTCCCCCACCACTGATCCTTTTGGTAACCCGATTCCCGACGAGAAAGCCCACGATCCCAAAGAATTGTCAGGGAAAGTTGCTGGACTTCAAAGTCTGGCAGCGGTGATGGAGTCGCTTGAGCCGGGGCAGAAGGTGAAAGTAAAAGTTGCTCGTTTGGCAGAGGTTGTTCAAGATGACGCGGAGATGATCTCGATGATTGCGGCTCTCGGCATCCTTCCTGGTAAAGAATTAACGGTGAGTGTAGATCAGGTTCGCACTGACCTGGGTGAGCTTATCGAGTTCTCGCCGCACGTGCGCCACGCAGTGTTCCTGGAGTCTGCGCAGTAA